A window of Maioricimonas rarisocia genomic DNA:
GATCAGGAAGCTCAGGAAGCGATGCGTCGCGGCGTGAGCAAACTCGCCAAGACCGTTCGCGTCACGCTTGGCCCCAAGGGGCGTAACGTGATTCTCGAAAAGAGCTTCGGCTCGCCGACCGTCACCAAGGACGGCGTGACCGTGGCCCGCGAAGTCGAACTGTCCGACAAGTTCGAGGACATGGGCGCCCGTATGGTGCGTGAGGTCGCCAGCAAGACCTCGGACGTCGCCGGTGACGGCACCACGACTGCGACCATCATGGCCGAAGCGATCTTCAACGAAGGTCTCAAGGCCGTCGTCGCCGGTGTCAGCCCGCTCGAAATGAAGCGCGGCATGGACAAGGCCGTCGCCGACATCGTCGCGAAGCTCAAGGACATGGCCATCCCCTGCCGGGACAAAAAGGCCATTGCCCAGGTCGGTACCGTTGCCGCCAACGGTGATTCGACGATCGGCAGCATTCTCGCCGACGCCATGGAAGCGGTCGGCAAGGACGGCGTGATCACCGTCGAAGAAGGCAAGAGCCTCGAAACCAACTTCGAGGTGGTCGAGGGGATGCAGTTCGATCGCGGATACCTCTCGCCGTACTTCGTCACCGACTCGCAGAGCATGGAGTGCGTTCTCGAAGACGCCTACGTGCTCATCCACGAGAAGAAAATCACCAACATCAAGGACCTCGTCCCGGTCCTCGAGAAGGTCGTCAACGCCGGCAAGCCGCTGCTGATCATCGCCGAAGACATCGAAGGCGAAGCTCTGGCAACGCTGGTGATCAACAAGCTTCGCGGCACGTTCAAGTGCGTGGCGGTCAAGGCTCCCGGCTACGGCGATCGTCGCAAAGCCATGCTGCAGGACATCGCCATCATGTGCGGTGGCCAGGCGATCTTCGAAGACCTGGGGATCCAGCTCGAGAACGTCCAGCTCTCCGACCTCGGTCGCGTGAAGAAGGTCGTCATCGACAAGGACAACACGACGCTGATCGAAGGGGCCGGCAAGACCGCCGACATCAAGGCCCGCATCGACCAGATCCGCCACGAGCTGGAAAACTCCACCAGCGACTACGACCGCGAGAAGCTCGAAGAGCGGATCGCCAAGCTGTCCGGTGGTGTGGCGCAGGTGAACGTCGGTGCCGCCACCGAGTCGGAGATGAAGGAGAAGAAGGCCCGTGTCGAAGACGCCCTGCACGCAACCCGTGCAGCCGTCGAGGAAGGCATCCTTCCCGGTGGTGGCGTCGCTCTGCTGCGTGCCTCGTCGACGGTTGATGCCGGCAAGATCTCGCACGACGAGGAAGTCGGCTACAACATCATCCGCCGTGCCTGCCGTGCACCGCTGACCCAGATCGCCAACAACGCCGGCGTTGACGGCAGCGTGATCTGCGAGAAAGTCTCGGAGATGAAGGCCAACCAGGGCTACAACGCCGCCACCGAGACCTACGAAGATCTGGTCAAGGCCGGCGTGATCGATCCGGTCAAGGTGACCCGCACCGCCCTGCAGAACTCCTCCTCCGTCGCGACCCTGCTGCTGACCAGCGATGCTCTCATCGCCGAGAAGCCGAAGGAAGACGGCAAGAAGGGTGGCGGCGACTCTGACCTGTACTGATCCTGAACGGCACGTCTGAGGCCTGCCCCGGACGTCTTCAGGTTGCATCAACAACGCCCCGGAAGCTCACGTGAGCTTTCGGGGTTTTTGTTTGCCAGGCATGTTTTGTTTGTAGGAGGTGCAAGTCCTCTGGGGGCCGTGATGAGCGGAACCTCGCGGTGAAGGACAGGGTGCCCGTCGTGAGGCGGGATCTGAAGGGAACCGGAACCACAACTCGGACTCGACGAACAGAAATCGGATACAAGGCCGCTGACGCTGGGCAACGTGGCAATGGACACGGACGCCCGATACTCATCCGGAAGCGTCTGCGGTAGATCCGGCGAGGCCCGAGGGAAGCAAACACGACTTAACCTGGGAGGTCTCCCGCTCCGTCCGGGCGATCCGGACTACCGGCGTGGCAACGCACCGGGAAGGGGCGGGAGAAGTCAGCAGAGGTCATAGTAGTCGGGCGCGTGCCCGGCGAAGGACCGAATCCTTTGATGCAAGGAGCAGCCGGGACATCTCGATGAGTGCGGAGCGGCAGCAAGGTGGAGTGTTTCGTCAGTTGCTCCTGTTCGGGGGCCACGAGACGAATGCGCCACGCCCCGGGGACCGCGGCGAAGGCGGAACCGAAACTGCGACCTGCGAGGAGCGGCAAACACTCACGGCGATGGATCCAGCACGAGCCTTGACACAGTCTCTGATGGAGGAGGTGACGCAGCCAGAGAATCTGAACCGAGCGTATCGACGCGTGAAAGCGAACCGGGGGGCTCCCGGAGTGGATGGGATGACCATCGCCGAGTTGCCCGGCTGGATCGCAGAGCACACACAGGAATTCATCGCCCGGCTTCTGGACGGGAGCTATCAGCCACAACCGGTTCGCGGGGTCGAGATCCCCAAGCCGGGCGGCGGAATGCGACAACTGGGCATCCCGACGGTGGTGGACCGGCTCGTCCAGCAGGCGATCCTGCAAGTGCTCGAACCGATCCTGGACCCCACTTTTTCGGACTCCAGCTACGGCTTCCGGCCGCGACGCAGCGCCCATCAGGCGGTGCAACAGGCCAGCGAGTATGTGGCGGAGGGACGCACCATTGTGGTGGACATGGACCTCGAGAAGTTCTTTGATCGGGTGAACCATGACATCCTGATGGCCCGTCTGGCCCGACGGGTCGCCGACAAGCGCCTTCTGCGGATCGTCCGCCGCTTCCTGGAAGCCGGGCTGCTGCAGAACGGGGTGTGCGTCGCCCGACACGAAGGGACACCGCAGGGTGGACCACTCTCACCGTTGCTGGCCAACCTGCTGCTGGATGATCTGGACCGGGAACTGGAACGACGGGGACACAAGTTCTGCCGCTACGCCGACGACTGCAACATCTACGTGCAGTCTCAGGCGGCCGGTGAACGGGTACTGACCTCACTGACCATGTTTCTGGAAGGGAAACTTCGTCTGCGTGTCAATCGCGAGAAAAGTGCGGTGGCGGTGGTGAGCGAACGCAAGTTCCTCGGCTACCGGCTGCTCTCCGATGGTCGCCGGACGATCGCTCCCGCCAGTCTCCGGCGTGCCAGGCAGCGTATCCGGCAGATCACCCGCCGGAATCGAGGCATCAGCTTCGAGCGGATGATCGGTGAAGTGAATTCGTTCACGACCGGATGGGTGACCTACTTCCGCCATGCGGTGGGCCGGTCGCCTCTGCGGAAACTGGACGGGTGGATTCGCCGCAAACTCCGCTGCGTGCGGCTCAAGCAACGCAAGCGCGCGAAATCGATTGCTATCTTTCTGCAATCGCTGGGCGTCCCCTGGAACCAATCCTGGACGACGGCGACCTGCGGCAAGGGCTGGTGGCGCAAGTCGGGTACGCCCTCGGCGCATCACGGAATGAGCAACCAGTGGTTCGACACTCAAGGCTACCAGAGCCTCGAAGTCAGATACCTGTCGTTACAACATTGAAGGAAACCGCCGGATACGATGAGTACGTCCGGTGGTGTGGGAGGACGGCGGGGGCGACCCCGCCTCCTACCCGATTGTTGGCGGCGGGGAGCTTCGAGGCGCGAGGTTCGGGGCCCCGCTCTCCAGCTCTCCTCACTCCTTTCAACTCACTCGCTCCAGCGTGCGGGCTGCGACACGTTGTCTCCGCTCCCGGGGCCGACTACGATCTGCCTCTCACACATCACTGGTGAATCGTGCCAGCGATCGCTTGATCCCCCACGAAATGACTCGCGGGACTCTCCATGAATAACCAGCCCGGACTGACCCTGCTGCAGAAGGGATTGCTGACGGTCGGCTGCGTCGCAGCAGCGTTGCTGATGACCAGCGTGATCCAGCTCTCTGCGGATCAGCCACAGGTCAGCCGCATGGCGGGCGTTGCCGTCCTGATGGCGGTCTGCTGGATCACCGAAGCGATTCCTCTGGCAGTCACGGCCCTGTTTCCTGTCGTACTGCTCCCGCTGCTGGGAATCCAGGACGGCAAGGCCGTGGCCGGCGAGTACTTCAACTACATCATCTTCCTGTATGTCGGCGGTTTCCTTGTGGCGCTGGCCATGCAGCGGTGGAACCTCCACAAGCGAATCGCTCTGAAAACCCTGCTGTTCGTCGGTGTGCATCCCCGGCGGCTGCTGCTGGGATTCATGCTGGCGACGGCGTTTCTGTCGATGTGGATCTCCAATACCGCCACCGCAATGATGATGGTCACGATCGCGATGGCCGTCATCGTGCCGCTCCGCGAACGCCTCTCTGATCGCTGTGCCGATTCCGTCACGACCGGGCTGCTGCTCGGCGTCGCGTATGCGGCGTCGATCGGCGGGATCGCGACGCTGGTAGGCACGCCCCCCAACCTGTCGTTCGCCCGCATTCTCGAGATTCAGTTTCCCGACGCCCCGTCGATCTCGTTTGCGAGCTGGATGCAGCTCGCGCTGCCGATCTCTCTGGCGATGTTCTCTGTGACGTGGGCCCTGCTCTCGCTGCGGTACATGAATGTCGAAGAGGGGACCCTGCTCGAAGAAGAGGTCCTGCAGCAGCAGTACGACGACCTCGGGCCCGCCTCCTTTGCCGAGCGGGTCGTCCTGGTCGACTTTGCGATCCTGGTCGTCCTCTGGCTGTTTCGGAACGATCTGGTGCTGGGAGCGATCACCATTCCCGGGTGGTCGCAACTGCTTGCCGAGCCAGGGTTCATCAACGACGGGGCCGTGGCTGTCGCTGCCGCGATTCCGCTGTTTCTCATACCGTCCCGGTCGGGTGACGGCAGCCGGATTCTCGACTGGGAGACCGCGAACGGATTGCCGTGGCATATCGTACTGCTGTTCGGCGGCGGGTTTGCCTTGGCGAGCGGGTTCGTCGAGTCCGGCCTGTCGGACTGGCTGGGGGGCCAGCTGGGAGGGGCGGCAGCACTACCTCCCTACGCGATGCTGCTTCTCATCTGCCTGGGCATCACGTTTCTGACCGAGCTGACGTCCAACATCGCAACGACCGAGATGATTCTGCCGGTCCTTGCCAGTCTGGCGGTTGCGATCGACATGCACCCCCTGCTGCTGATGGTACCGGCGACGATCTCCTGTTCATGTGCGTTCATGATGCCGGTCGCCACGCCCCCCAACGCGATCGTCTTCGGGGCCGGCTCGCTGAAGATTCGCGAGATGGTGCGGACAGGCGTCATCCTGAACCTGATTGGCGTCGTCGTCATCGTCGCCGGCATGTGGCTGCTCGGCGGCATGGCGCTGGGCGTAACGGCCAACGGACTACCCGACTGGGCCGGATCGATCGGCGAAACGCGGTAAGCGGTCGTCTGAAACGGGGATGGCGACTGGTACGGCCGGTTTGCCAAAAGAAAACTGCTGCCGCACTTCAGGAGCGCGACAGCAGCAGAGGGAGGAAGGAGGATCGCGTTGTGGGCAGGTGGACGGGGCGGTTCTCAGAGTTGAACGCCCAGGAGAATCGCGGCAATCAGTGAAATCGGTGCCATGCCGACCCGGTACCAGAGCGGCTTGATGAGTGCCGCTTCACTGATGGCGCGCTGTTCGGCCTCCCGGCGGAGACCATTGTTGATTTCTTCGAGGATCCGGATGCTGATCATCTGATCGACGGAGCTGGACATCAAGGCCGTCTCCTTCGCTGGATTGTGACATTTGTATGACGCTTCGGGCTGCCGGCTGGGGCGACCCGCGACGGACTTCTTGATGTATCGGATCGACGCGGTCTTCCGAATTCGTCCTCTCGGTGAACAAATGGGAAAGCCTCGGAAGGAACGCGGCGGACACGGGACGTGAGTTTTGTAAGGCGTCTGCGGAGGACGCCCGCCGCAAGGCCTGGGAAGCGGCCCCCGATTGAAGTACCGCAGCCGGA
This region includes:
- the groL gene encoding chaperonin GroEL (60 kDa chaperone family; promotes refolding of misfolded polypeptides especially under stressful conditions; forms two stacked rings of heptamers to form a barrel-shaped 14mer; ends can be capped by GroES; misfolded proteins enter the barrel where they are refolded when GroES binds), with translation MAKMIAFDQEAQEAMRRGVSKLAKTVRVTLGPKGRNVILEKSFGSPTVTKDGVTVAREVELSDKFEDMGARMVREVASKTSDVAGDGTTTATIMAEAIFNEGLKAVVAGVSPLEMKRGMDKAVADIVAKLKDMAIPCRDKKAIAQVGTVAANGDSTIGSILADAMEAVGKDGVITVEEGKSLETNFEVVEGMQFDRGYLSPYFVTDSQSMECVLEDAYVLIHEKKITNIKDLVPVLEKVVNAGKPLLIIAEDIEGEALATLVINKLRGTFKCVAVKAPGYGDRRKAMLQDIAIMCGGQAIFEDLGIQLENVQLSDLGRVKKVVIDKDNTTLIEGAGKTADIKARIDQIRHELENSTSDYDREKLEERIAKLSGGVAQVNVGAATESEMKEKKARVEDALHATRAAVEEGILPGGGVALLRASSTVDAGKISHDEEVGYNIIRRACRAPLTQIANNAGVDGSVICEKVSEMKANQGYNAATETYEDLVKAGVIDPVKVTRTALQNSSSVATLLLTSDALIAEKPKEDGKKGGGDSDLY
- the ltrA gene encoding group II intron reverse transcriptase/maturase, giving the protein MEEVTQPENLNRAYRRVKANRGAPGVDGMTIAELPGWIAEHTQEFIARLLDGSYQPQPVRGVEIPKPGGGMRQLGIPTVVDRLVQQAILQVLEPILDPTFSDSSYGFRPRRSAHQAVQQASEYVAEGRTIVVDMDLEKFFDRVNHDILMARLARRVADKRLLRIVRRFLEAGLLQNGVCVARHEGTPQGGPLSPLLANLLLDDLDRELERRGHKFCRYADDCNIYVQSQAAGERVLTSLTMFLEGKLRLRVNREKSAVAVVSERKFLGYRLLSDGRRTIAPASLRRARQRIRQITRRNRGISFERMIGEVNSFTTGWVTYFRHAVGRSPLRKLDGWIRRKLRCVRLKQRKRAKSIAIFLQSLGVPWNQSWTTATCGKGWWRKSGTPSAHHGMSNQWFDTQGYQSLEVRYLSLQH
- a CDS encoding SLC13 family permease; this encodes MNNQPGLTLLQKGLLTVGCVAAALLMTSVIQLSADQPQVSRMAGVAVLMAVCWITEAIPLAVTALFPVVLLPLLGIQDGKAVAGEYFNYIIFLYVGGFLVALAMQRWNLHKRIALKTLLFVGVHPRRLLLGFMLATAFLSMWISNTATAMMMVTIAMAVIVPLRERLSDRCADSVTTGLLLGVAYAASIGGIATLVGTPPNLSFARILEIQFPDAPSISFASWMQLALPISLAMFSVTWALLSLRYMNVEEGTLLEEEVLQQQYDDLGPASFAERVVLVDFAILVVLWLFRNDLVLGAITIPGWSQLLAEPGFINDGAVAVAAAIPLFLIPSRSGDGSRILDWETANGLPWHIVLLFGGGFALASGFVESGLSDWLGGQLGGAAALPPYAMLLLICLGITFLTELTSNIATTEMILPVLASLAVAIDMHPLLLMVPATISCSCAFMMPVATPPNAIVFGAGSLKIREMVRTGVILNLIGVVVIVAGMWLLGGMALGVTANGLPDWAGSIGETR